One genomic region from Nitrospira sp. CR1.1 encodes:
- a CDS encoding endonuclease has protein sequence MQWMRMRVASYNIHRGFGRDGRYDPNRILRVLQEMDADIVALQEVEFPGPDPDQILTWLAVRLGMIAVGGPVRTSEAGTYGNALLTRYPVRNVRRWDLSVGTHEPRGALAADMLCQGAIIHVVTTHLGLWPKERPLQATRLLEFLQVPEEELTILMGDLNEWQGWGKSLRVLRRVFGSPAAPPTFPTVCPILALDRIWVSPPQSLRSIHAHHSGESLAASDHLPVKAEVCFQAVNHARSGTA, from the coding sequence ATGCAGTGGATGCGTATGCGGGTCGCCTCGTACAACATTCATCGCGGATTCGGGAGGGACGGACGGTATGATCCGAACCGTATTCTGCGGGTGCTGCAGGAGATGGACGCGGACATAGTGGCGCTGCAGGAAGTGGAGTTTCCGGGCCCGGACCCCGATCAGATTTTGACCTGGCTTGCCGTCAGATTAGGCATGATTGCGGTAGGGGGACCGGTTCGGACATCCGAGGCCGGGACATACGGCAATGCCTTGCTGACACGGTACCCTGTGAGAAACGTTAGGCGGTGGGATCTTTCCGTCGGGACACATGAGCCGCGGGGCGCCCTGGCCGCAGATATGCTGTGTCAGGGCGCGATCATCCACGTGGTCACGACGCATTTAGGGCTGTGGCCGAAAGAGCGTCCGTTGCAGGCGACCCGGTTGCTGGAGTTCTTGCAGGTGCCAGAGGAAGAACTGACGATTCTCATGGGCGACCTGAACGAATGGCAAGGGTGGGGAAAGTCGCTTCGGGTCCTGCGGAGGGTGTTCGGTTCGCCTGCTGCTCCGCCTACGTTTCCCACCGTCTGTCCCATTTTGGCGTTGGACCGGATCTGGGTGTCGCCCCCTCAGTCGTTACGTAGTATCCATGCCCATCATTCTGGCGAGAGCCTCGCCGCCTCCGACCACCTGCCGGTGAAGGCGGAGGTGTGTTTTCAGGCGGTGAACCATGCGCGCTCCGGAACCGCGTAA